The DNA region CGTCTCAACAAACATCCATTCCCGCGGCACCTGCCACGCGGGCAGCCTCGAGAGCAGAAAATCCCGCAACTCGTCCGCGCCTACAGCGGTTTTTACAGCCACGCAGGCAACGATGACTTCTGTCCGTTCGGCCTCGCGGCTGGGCGCGCCAAACACCAGGCAATCTCTCAGGCCGGGATGCGCCAGCAACTCCCGCTCGATGCTTTCGGGCGGGATCTTGCGCCCG from Candidatus Angelobacter sp. includes:
- a CDS encoding class I adenylate-forming enzyme family protein; this translates as GRKIPPESIERELLAHPGLRDCLVFGAPSREAERTEVIVACVAVKTAVGADELRDFLLSRLPAWQVPREWMFVETLEANERGKLSRAEWRRRYLEEERQG